cccggcggcggccgcgctgccctTGGAGCCGCGGTGAGGGGGCGGCCgggcggggcagggccgggggcgGTGCGGGGCCCCCGGGCAAGGTCTGCGCCTCCCCGTGCCCGCCGTGTGCCCCGCTCGGGGTCAGCCTGACCGCAGGGACGGCACACAAACGCCACCCGCGCCGGAGGTGATACGCGGCAGGCGATGCCCTTGGCGGCTGCCGGCTCCGCAGGGCGGCCCGCTGCCTCCAAGGCCCCTGGGCGGCCGCGGGCCGGGGCACGGGCGGTGCCCAGCGGGTtgatggagctgctggcccGCCAGCAGCAGCCCGGGCAGGAGGGAGGACACGGGGCACGCGGGCTGAATGTGGGGACGTGCGCTGCCCTCCcgagccaggctctgcctgccccgCACGCTTAGCGTGTCCTGGGACATGGAGCCACTTATTCACCAAACCCAGCCCAACTCAGTGCTCTCCCTTCACTCTCATGGCTCTGGCTGCCTCAGCCATGCTCATGTACCAGAGCACTGCGGCCACAATGGGAGTGTTTCTCCGCTCCTGTGTAGCTGGGTCCCACCCCTGAATTCACCCTGGTGTGTGCACTCCTGTAGTGCCAGGCAGAATGGAGGCCCTGCAGGAGATGGAGGAAGTGGAGCAAACACCAGAAGACATGATCTCCAATGATTTCCTCGATGACCTGGAGACAGATGTAGCTGTGGAGGAAGCCTCTGTCACAAGTGATGAATTGTAAGTCTCTGCCCATGGCGGGGATGAGCAGAGATGTTCCCTTTGGGCCCCACAGGGTGATTGCACACATGTGGATGGCACATGTGATCCCCTTGCACGGTGATGGGAGTGAGCAAGTTTCTTAAGCCTGATGAGTTTGTCCAGGAGTGTGGGTGTGCAAGTAAGACAAGGTAACTCATTTGATTGTACATCCATTCACCACTGTATAAAGATCCCCCAAGACTCTGGGTATGTGTCAGTTTGGCATTGCTCCAGAGATGTTTGGCTATATCAAAATCATATCCTTGGATATGGCTCCCATTTTTTATCTGTGAAACAGGGAAGCCCTGTCATGTTTTGATATCATCCTGCTTGTATTGCTCCTGGCTTATTACTTGTGTCTCTCTGCCTCCCTCTGCCATGTAAGTGATTTTGACTGGAGCTCCATTGACACATCCCACTTACCATCTTCGTACAAGACAAATTCCtggcaggaaaaggagctgctgcagcttgcTGACCATTTCTTCCAGCAGTACACTCACCTGTGCCCTGACCGCAAGCCGCTCTTCATCCACCCGCTCAACGAATGTGGTGTGCAGGTATGGGGTGGGTGAGGCTGGGCCACAGCACAGGGAACACTTGGCTTCCACAGTGCCAAATGCTGGGAAAGAACAGCAGTGCCTCCTGCCTAGAGGGAATGAGAACCTGCTGGCTGAGCCCACAGCCCCTGAGCAGGCACAAAGAACCTGAGGAACACCCTGGCTGTCCAAATCCATGAGCCATATAAATGTTGGTGTTGCCATGTGGGCTGCAGCGTGATGCTTAGGAAGCAGGAGAGACCACAGAAAcataaagggaaggaaaagaaacacatgAAACAGATATGGCTCAGGCTCAGCCACAGATAGGGGTCCAGAGTTAGATCTTATTCTGAACTTCACCGAAGTTACAGGGAAGGAGTAAATGTGGAAGTTTGtggtctggttttgttttctctgggCCCAAGCTGCACAACTGCTGTCTAGTTCTGGACCTGATGTTTCCCCCTGGGCACCTGGAATTGCTACTTTTTACCAGCTTTCCTCAAAATTTGTTGTATCATTAACAtgtaaggcaaaaaaaaaaaaaaagctggaggaTGTAAAAGCCAGAAAAGGCAGTAGCTATTTGACTTGATTGAAAATGAAGAGAAGAACTGGCTCACATCTGGAATGTGTCTGAGATGGAGTTGAAGTTTCAGTCACAGGCAAGCAGTCAGCCTCCCAACCCCATGAAATTTCCATCTTGGAACTGGAGAGAAGGGATATTGATGCTGTTGATATGCTGTAGAAAGATCCTGAATTTGATCTGCAACATCCAGGGGTGGTCTGAGGATGTCTTTGGAGAGGAGACTCTGCCAAGGGCCTGTTGGCTAACCAAACTCCTCTTGCTGCCCTACAGAAGTTTGTGAGCACGACAGTGAGGCCAACCCTGCTGCCTTACCCAGACATGTACTACTGGTCAGGCTGTGCCAGCTTCGTCTGTGACTACCTCATCATGGAGCCCCTCAAGTGCCCAATCACACCGGTGAGaaaggggctgcagccccaaCAGAGACATAACAGAGGTGACAGAAGGGCCTTTCAGCAGGACACAGTGGGGAAGTCCCAGTGGCTGGGATCACAAAGGTTTTTGACACTTCCACCATCCCCTCACTATTTAGGCAACTCCCTGATTTTCCCAGACCCTGTGCATTCTGTTGGACCCACAGTCCCAGTGCATGTGCAGTGTGGTACCTTTTAAGTAATTAAGCACCATTGCTTCAGGACCAGACCCTGCTTTCAGCCAGCCCAgatgagcagctggagcactgTGGGAGGCAATGGCTGACAAGTTTCCTTTCTGAAAACCAAGACACCTTCGAACAGAGGAGCACATAAACCCTAGGGGATGATACTTGACCTCAGTTCAGACTGTTCTTAGGCACTTTTAGACATTTCTATTCCCATATCTGGGTATATTTTGGGATGAAGGGAGATGTCTAGGTTAGCAAAAAGGGATgatgccagagctggggcaaaTTCTTGATGAGAATCAGCTAAGGGAACGCACTCCTTGCTAGCAAGGACTGCAGAGTGACCTAACAATCTACACCAGCCACAGGCTGTCCCAAGAGTCCCAGGTCCCAAGAGAGCTCTGGCGCTTTGTGGCCACACAGAAGGTATCTCCATTTAGCAGGTGGAGACTGCCTTGATTACCTTAGGTGAGATGTCTGAGAACTGAGTGGGAATGGACCCTCTCTGTATGCAGTATGTGTACAGTGAGGGCCAGAAGGAAATATGTTTCCTCCTGTGAATTATAATTTAGCTTATGGGTGTTTTCCTTGGAAGACCTGTAGACAGAACAGCAGGAGATAGAGGGAAATCCCATTCCAGGATTGTGATTAGCATTAGGTTTTCAGCAGTTTGACGTGTTTGTCATGTCCATCCCTTCCTGTGGTTAAATTTGTCACCAGATTTGGGGTCAGAGTTTCCTTAGATCACTTTGGAGGGGAGTTTCAGAGTCAGTGGCTTTTCTAGAAATGTTATATAACAGATTCCCATAGGGTGCAGAGCCCAGGGATGTGGGTAATGCTTCTTtcccctgctctctgcctggTGCATGTTTCAGCTCCACAAGACAAGCACTGTGAATGTGATCTCTCTCTTTCAAGCCCAGCTCACTCTATTCCCCAACCACCATTCTGAAGTACCAGCGAGGGAACTGCTTTGActtcactgtgctgctgtgctccctgctgaTTGGGGCTGGCTACGATGCCTACTGTGTACATGGATATGCCACCCTCGAGATGTGCTCCCTAGACCAAACTCAGGAGTTGTGCCCACGGCTCAGGAAGCCCCCAGAGGTGAGATCTGCAGTGAGTGGGCAGAGAGGAGTCCAGTATACATGCTCAGCCTGTTCATGTCCAGTGAGCTCCAGAGCTGAGCTAGGGAGAACAGCTTCAGGTCCAGACTGGGTTTCAGTCTGTACCAGAGACCTCACCAAAGGAATCTTTTGAGTGATTTTCTACAGCTCCTTACAAGGCCTTTTTGGCTTCACTGAATTTCTGCTCACCAGGTGCAATATTGCAAACTGCCAAGTGTTGGGAACTGGGAGGTACCTGTAAGCCATACATTTACTCCCTTCTCTTGATCTCTGCTGGGTTTCACAGTAATACCCTGCTTTTGCAGGTACCAGAAGAGGAGGATCCCAACAAGTATAGAATTAAGTACCCTTTAGAGCCACAGAGCCAGTTTGAGCTTCAGCAGAAGGccaagaaggaggaagaaactGAATCCACacaagaggaggaaagagaagaggaggTGGTCGTGGTGAGTTAGCAAGGTCCACCTTCCTGTGAGCTCCAGGAAGAAGAGCTGAGACACAGGTAATGGCTGGCCAAAGAGAGGAGCTCACACCCTCCTCTGTGAAGTATGACATGACCTTGATGATGGCCATGAGTACTTGGCCTCCAGGAGCACAGTGTGTGCTGGCACAGGAACATGTGCTGGGTATGTAGTACCTCTCTCTTAAAGAGCATTAAGAGCCTGGAGTTCTTTAGAAGTGGGCAGAGGAAAGGATAAGATTGCCCTTGGGTTGGAACAAAGTGTCAGCAAAATGGCAATAATTATTCCTCtgtcctctgtgctgcaggaggtggaTAAGCCCAAGCGAGACCCTTTGCATGGCCTACGGGTGCACGCGTGGGTTCTGGTCCTGTCTGGGAAGAGGAAGGTTCCCGAGACCTTCTTCATCAACCCGTTCACGGGAAATCACCACAGCACCACGGATGAGTGCTTCCTTGGGATTGAGAGCATCTGGAACCACAGGAACTACTGGGTGAACATGCAGGACTGCCGGAAAGGCTGCAAGGTAGGGAGCCCTTAGCACCCTACCTGGGCACGTGAGGGACAGCTGGGCTAACCTGAGACCTGGGGGAATCCAAGACCAGTAGTGATCCAGTTTGCACTTAACCACTCCTCTTGCTGGTTTTGGTCATGTTGCTCTGATTACATAGACTATGGAACTACTCCAGGGCATCCCAGACTCTGAGCTAGCAAATACAGATTACATCTATTAAATCCCTACAGTGCAAGAGTTTAAACGTTTCCAGCTTTTAAGGCTGGCTAGGGACTCCTTCTCTCAAACAACAGCTTTTGAGGCAGAGGATGTTTTGGTCTGTCAGACATAGCTCAAGGCAGGTAAGATCTTGATTAGGCTCTTCCTATACCTCAGCTACTCCCCAGCAGACACAGAGTCTGGGAGCTGAGGGTCTGAGTTGGATCAGCTTGCCCTTGGGGCCATATTTGCCCTGAGGAAGGAGGCAGAAGCATTTCcagccatttcctctcatctgGGGAAGAGGCACCACGAGGAAGGGGTTCTGCAAGCCCTAGCACAGGGACAGTCTTTGGGGTCCCACCAGCCAGCCAAGGGTTTGAGGAGCTCACCTCCCTGAGGTCCAGATCTCTAGAGTTCCTGAAGTCTCTGACACCCAGGCAGGTCCAGAGCACCACAGACATATTGATGCAGTGGTCAAATTTAGTGTAAGTCCCTTGACAATGCCCTGTCATTAAAAGAGTTTTTCCTGTATGCCGTAGGATCTCAGCTTTGACTTGAATGATTCTTTCTGCTGGGAAATTATGTTTTCAGAGAGCAACAAGCCCTGTCAGTTGCCCACAGAGTCACCCCAGAAAAGCACAGATGACATGGTGAGTGACCCAAGTGATGCTCTTGAG
This Vidua chalybeata isolate OUT-0048 chromosome 11, bVidCha1 merged haplotype, whole genome shotgun sequence DNA region includes the following protein-coding sequences:
- the DRC7 gene encoding dynein regulatory complex subunit 7 isoform X3, with the translated sequence MEALQEMEEVEQTPEDMISNDFLDDLETDVAVEEASVTSDEFDFDWSSIDTSHLPSSYKTNSWQEKELLQLADHFFQQYTHLCPDRKPLFIHPLNECGVQKFVSTTVRPTLLPYPDMYYWSGCASFVCDYLIMEPLKCPITPPSSLYSPTTILKYQRGNCFDFTVLLCSLLIGAGYDAYCVHGYATLEMCSLDQTQELCPRLRKPPEVPEEEDPNKYRIKYPLEPQSQFELQQKAKKEEETESTQEEEREEEVVVEVDKPKRDPLHGLRVHAWVLVLSGKRKVPETFFINPFTGNHHSTTDECFLGIESIWNHRNYWVNMQDCRKGCKDLSFDLNDSFCWEIMFSESNKPCQLPTESPQKSTDDMQEKEEIGMSFEMPLSWVAQIKVSCREYENPFSRGKKVILYDKAKQEKWAAYANEDGLVERLTVYADSDRTEELEVKEWFKHREDLLYMREVNKQTQLITEHFKPGHPLLLKAHSYTSLEPETERTVEFYHTARVDGLWKRFESATEMTEYFVGREDFLHMRHTEFGERDQKMEKAGVTADANPRPIVQIKEYFHRNPEKPADEDIEERIFMVIDDVIQLTYHLELHDTIASKVVFCRVIGREKREDEIFLSRENTVKYQPWSSEKHKNMRRLYDLLWELRAEQKDLKQQVRDSEAEVLEEEQKGSQSSLEKESQHIGGEDESLAHHTATSSTM
- the DRC7 gene encoding dynein regulatory complex subunit 7 isoform X4 is translated as MEALQEMEEVEQTPEDMISNDFLDDLETDVAVEEASVTSDEFDFDWSSIDTSHLPSSYKTNSWQEKELLQLADHFFQQYTHLCPDRKPLFIHPLNECGVQKFVSTTVRPTLLPYPDMYYWSGCASFVCDYLIMEPLKCPITPPSSLYSPTTILKYQRGNCFDFTVLLCSLLIGAGYDAYCVHGYATLEMCSLDQTQELCPRLRKPPEVPEEEDPNKYRIKYPLEPQSQFELQQKAKKEEETESTQEEEREEEVVVEVDKPKRDPLHGLRVHAWVLVLSGKRKVPETFFINPFTGNHHSTTDECFLGIESIWNHRNYWVNMQDCRKGCKDLSFDLNDSFCWEIMFSESNKPCQLPTESPQKSTDDMQEKEEIGMSFEMPLSWVAQIKVSCREYENPFSRGKKVILYDKAKQEKWAAYANEDGLVERLTVYADSDRTEELEVKEWFKHREDLLYMREVNKQTQLITEHFKPGHPLLLKAHSYTSLEPETERTVEFYHTARVDGLWKRFESATEMTEYFVGREDFLHMRHTEFGERDQKMEKAGVTADANPRPIVQIKEYFHRNPEKPADEDIEERIFMVIDDVIQLTYHLELHDTIASKVVFCRVIGREKREDEIFLSRENTVKYQPWSSEKHKNMRRLYDLLWELRAEQKDLKQQVRDSEAEHCKERTAA